Sequence from the Brevinematales bacterium genome:
GGGTGGGAAACTATCGAAAAAACTTATGCCCTGCTCTCGAGCATCCGCACCATCTCGGAACGCACTTCATCCTTATTTTTTCCGACAGATAACGCAATTTCGCTGATCAGCATATCGATAGCGTTATTATATAGTTTCTTTTCTGTAGATGACAGTTCTTTTATCCTGTTGCGGTCGAACAGATTACGGATGACCTCAGCGATCTCTAAAATCCTGCCGGATTTCAGCATATCCTGATGCTTCTTATACCGCACCTTCCAATCTTCTTCCAGTTCGCTCGCTTCTTTAGCGATTATCTCGAAGCATTTTTTTATATCTTTTTCGTCGGATAAGTAACGGAG
This genomic interval carries:
- a CDS encoding CarD family transcriptional regulator — translated: MFVPGDKVFYPFHGAGEIRGLEERDFLGEKREYYIIHFPLTDTTIMVPINNTEHLGLRYLSDEKDIKKCFEIIAKEASELEEDWKVRYKKHQDMLKSGRILEIAEVIRNLFDRNRIKELSSTEKKLYNNAIDMLISEIALSVGKNKDEVRSEMVRMLESRA